One stretch of Castor canadensis chromosome 14, mCasCan1.hap1v2, whole genome shotgun sequence DNA includes these proteins:
- the LOC141416335 gene encoding olfactory receptor 10H1-like, protein MQGANHSAVTEFVFIGFSTFPHLQLMFFLLFLLMYLFTLLGNLLIMATIWSEQSLHTPMYLFLCALSISEIFYTLAIIPRMLSDLLSTHHSISFLACACQMFFSFTFGYTHSFLLTAMGYDRYVAICQPLHYNVLMSPHGCACLVSWSWVGGSMMGTVVTTAIFNLTFCGPNEIHHFGCHVTPLLNLACGKNVLVVAKGVGLVCISVMLGCLLLILLSYAFIVTSLLRIPSAEGWHKAFSTCASHLTVVIVHYGFASVIYLKTKGPQSLEGNTLMGITYTVLTPFLSPIRFSLRNKELKTTMKKTLLSKLYPEKI, encoded by the coding sequence ATGCAAGGAGCCAATCACTCAGCAGTGACTGAGTTCGTCTTTATTGGCTTTTCCACCTTTCCCCATCTTCAGCTGAtgttcttcctgctgtttctCCTGATGTATCTGTTCACACTGCTGGGCAACCTGCTCATCATGGCCACCATCTGGAGTGAGCAAagcctccacacacccatgtacctCTTCCTGTGTGCCCTGTCCATCTCTGAGATCTTCTACACCTTGGCCATCATCCCGCGCATGCTGTCCGACCTGCTGTCCACCCAccactccatctccttcctggcctgtgcctgccagatgttcttttccttcacatttgGCTACACCCACTCCTTCCTACTCACTGCAATgggctatgaccgctatgtggccatctgtcaaccACTGCACTACAATGTGCTCATGAGCCCCCATGGCTGTGCCTGTCTGGTGTCCTGGTCCTGGGTTGGTGGCTCCATGATGGGGACTGTGGTCACAACAGCCATATTCAACCTCACCTTCTGTGGCCCCAATGAGATCCACCATTTTGGCTGTCACGTGACACCTCTGTTGAACTTGGCCTGTGGAAAAAATGTGCTGGTGGTGGCCAAGGGTGTGGGCCTGGTGTGTATCTCAGTCATGCTGGGttgcctcctcctcatcctcctctcctATGCCTTCATTGTGACTTCCCTCTTGAGGATCCCATCAGCTGAAGGGTGGcacaaagccttctccacctgtgcgtCCCACCTCACAGTGGTGATCGTGCACTATGGCTTTGCTTCAGTCATCTACCTCAAAACCAAGGGGCCTCAGTCCCTGGAAGGAAACACTTTGATGGGCATCACCTACACAGTCCTCACACCCTTCCTCAGTCCCATCAGATTCAGTCTCAGAAACAAGGAACTAAAGACCACCATGAAGAAGACTTTGCTGAgcaaactctacccagaaaaaataTAA